The following coding sequences are from one Lolium rigidum isolate FL_2022 chromosome 6, APGP_CSIRO_Lrig_0.1, whole genome shotgun sequence window:
- the LOC124666069 gene encoding late embryogenesis abundant protein Lea5-like — MALALSGSAAARALAQLLAPTTRGYAAAAASGAMRRGAADRKAAGEAEKAATDASWVPDPVTGHYRPANRAASVDPADLRAAHLGRTYARA, encoded by the coding sequence ATGGCTCTCGCTCTCTCCGGCTCCGCTGCTGCCCGCGCGCTCGCCCAGCTGCTAGCCCCGACCACCAGGGGCTACGCGGCGGCGGCTGCCTCCGGCGCCATGAGGCGCGGCGCCGCGGACAGGAAGGCGGCCGGTGAGGCCGAGAAGGCCGCCACCGACGCGTCCTGGGTCCCCGACCCCGTCACCGGCCACTACCGCCCGGCCAACCGCGCCGCCTCCGTCGACCCcgccgacctccgcgccgcccaccTCGGCCGCACGTACGCACGGGCTTGA
- the LOC124668315 gene encoding late embryogenesis abundant protein Lea5-like, with amino-acid sequence MALALSGSAAARALSRLLALTTRGYAAAAASGAMRRGASDRKAAGEAEKAATDASWVPDPVTGHYRPANRAAPVDPADLRAAHLGRTHARA; translated from the coding sequence ATGGCTCTCGCTCTCTCAGGCTCCGCTGCTGCGCGCGCTCTCTCCCGGCTGCTGGCCCTGACCACCAGGGGCTACGCGGCGGCTGCTGCGTCCGGCGCGATGAGGCGCGGCGCCTCGGACAGGAAGGCGGCGGGCGAGGCCGAGAAGGCCGCCACCGACGCGTCCTGGGTCCCCGACCCCGTCACCGGCCACTACCGCCCGGCCAACCGCGCCGCGCCCGTCGACCCcgccgacctccgcgccgcccaccTCGGCCGCACCCACGCACGGGCTTGA